One Pieris brassicae chromosome 11, ilPieBrab1.1, whole genome shotgun sequence DNA window includes the following coding sequences:
- the LOC123716054 gene encoding exosome complex component RRP42 has protein sequence MAGLLLSRTEKVYIVNGIEEDFRSDGRSNYDYRPIELETNVVSHASGSARLRLANTDILVGIKTEVDIPKPETPGLGKIEFFVDCSANATPEFEGRGGEQLANRISNILQRAYHASQAFNLKQLCIFEGKQCWKLYVDILILECGGNLCDAVSLAVKAALFTTRIPFVKAALMDGGDVDLQLSDDPFDSKPLVVGTAPLLVTLCKIGNKFVVDPSAEEEFCSIVSVVIGVSGNPAHYTTEKIENVESKFTTIGMSGVGGLVPDTLKSAISQGIVAAKCLDSALGRSLLRERQDICSYKKDSYGFLK, from the exons atggCAGGATTACTCTTAAGTAGAACTGAGAaagtttatattgttaatggCATTGAG GAAGATTTCAGGTCAGATGGTCGCTCCAATTATGACTACAGGCCCATTGAGTTGGAGACAAATGTCGTGAGCCATGCAAGTGGGTCGGCGAGGTTACGATTGGCCAACACTGATATTCTTGTTGGTATTAAAACAGAAGTAGATATTCCAAAACCTGAAACACCAGGATTAGGAAAGATTGAATTTTTTGTTGATTG CTCAGCCAATGCAACTCCAGAGTTTGAGGGAAGAGGTGGAGAACAATTAGCTAACCGTATATCCAATATACTCCAAAGAGCCTACCACGCATCTCAAGCATTTAATCTCAAACAGTTGTGTATCTTTGAAGGAAAGCAATGTTGGAAACTCTATGTGGATATTTTA ataCTTGAATGCGGTGGAAATTTATGTGATGCTGTATCATTGGCAGTGAAGGCTGCACTTTTTACTACAAGAATACCATTTGTCAAAGCAGCATTAATGGATGGTGGAGATGTGGATTTACAGTTATCTGATGATCCTTTTGATAGTAAGCCTTTGGTGGTTGGGACTGCCCCATTGTTG gttaCACTGTGTaaaattggaaataaatttgtagTTGATCCATCAGCTGAGGAGGAATTTTGTAGCATTGTATCAGTTGTCATTGGTGTGTCTGGTAACCCTGCACATTACACTACAGAAAAAATCGAAAATGTAGAGAGTAAATTCACTACTATTGGCATGAGCGGGGTTGGAGGCCTAGTTCCTGATACATTGAAGAGTGCTATTAGTCAGGGAAt cGTTGCTGCAAAGTGTCTTGATAGTGCATTGGGAAGATCTTTATTGCGCGAAAGACAAGATATTTgttcatataaaaaagattcatatggtttcttaaaataa
- the LOC123715919 gene encoding lipoprotein lipase-like, producing the protein MKFTVFLSCFLALSAGSSIYPPEYIPTTPGDNSHYVKGVSRYIWIPDGDGIPHLVDLQVPVDPTLSRSGRNIYNLYTRSNPYSKQELISSDIYSVQDSNYNASLPIVVIVHGWNNDGESNINHLLRDAFLHIGDYNVIVVDWSKRQSLLYPISAGVVDEVGENLGLFLEWLLSNFGGDWDKMHIMGHSLGAHVSGNAGRTVGGKVARITGMDPAGPSFGENTDRTLRNTDAKYVECINTDGHILGIYEPICTNNFYPNGGTNPQPGCIFSTCSHSRSYEYVAASIRYNRFIAFKCVNEDELENNLCNGDTLRMGNTELYKEGSGLYRLNTASDWPY; encoded by the exons ATGAAATTCACAGTGTTCTTGTCTTGCTTCTTAGCTC tgTCTGCCGGTAGTAGCATCTACCCGCCTGAGTACATCCCCACTACCCCAGGTGACAACAGTCACTACGTAAAGGGAGTAAGTCGGTATATATGGATTCCTGACGGAGATGGTATACCTCATCTCGTTGACCTTCAAGTCCCCGTAGATCCAACTTTATCAAGATCCGGCAGAAACATATATAACCTTTACACCAG ATCAAACCCGTACAGCAAGCAAGAGTTGATATCTAGCGATATTTACTCAGTACAAGACTCTAACTACAATGCATCTTTACCAATCGTTGTTATTGTTCACGGCTGGAATAATGATGGGgaatcaaatattaaccatttATTAAGAGACGCTTTTCTTCATATTGGTGACTACAATGTTATAGTTGTTGATTGGAGTAAACGCCAAAGCCTTCTTTACCCAATCAGCGCCGGCGTCGTTGACGAAGTCGGTGAAAACCTTGGACTATTCCTGGAGTGGTTGTTGTCCAACTTTGGTGGAGACTGGGATAAAATGCATATAATGGGACACAGTTTGGGAGCTCACGTCTCTGGAAATGCTGGTCGTACTGTGGGTGGAAAAGTAGCGCGTATTACAG GTATGGACCCGGCTGGTCCAAGTTTCGGTGAGAATACGGACAGAACTCTTAGAAACACTGACGCAAAATACGTAGAATGTATAAATACCGATGGCCATATTTTGGGAATCTACGAGCCCATTTGCACAAATAACTTTTACCCCAACGGAGGCACGAATCCACAGCCAGGATGCATATTTAGTACCTGCTCCCACAGCAGAAGCTACGAGTACGTTGCAGCATCTATAAGATACAATAGATTTATCGCCTTCAAATGTGTTAATGAAGACGAACTTGAAAATAACTTATGCAATGGCGATACTCTACGCATGGGCAACACTGAATTATATAAGGAAGG gaGCGGGTTATATAGATTGAACACTGCATCTGATTGGCCTTACTAA
- the LOC123715918 gene encoding pancreatic lipase-related protein 2-like: MELFILLSFFVSLCVGGPKPSSDYIPIIPGDNSHYVEGVSRYVWIPDGDDVPHLVDLHAKTENFASKSGAQNEYWLYTRRNPNNHQVLRNNNANSVRNSNYNPNLPTAVIAHGWNGDGNSKVNTYVRDALLHIGEYNVIALDWRRGASGLYSSSVRAVPDAGEHLAFFLSWLISNFGGNWNNVHLIGYSLGAHVVGNAGRTLGRRVARISGLDPAGPQFGRSPQALNAQDATYVECIHTDGGTMGIFDPICQTNFYPNGGNNPQPGCWINTCSHSRSYQLYAATVRYDRFIGRQCANLDEARRNRCGGAQMRMGNANLNKRGFGLYGLSTGGEWPY; this comes from the exons ATGGAGCTCTTCATACTACTGAGTTTCTTTGTATCAT TGTGTGTTGGTGGCCCAAAACCTAGTTCAGACTATATTCCAATTATACCCGGAGACAACAGTCATTACGTAGAGGGAGTGAGCCGGTATGTGTGGATACCAGATGGAGATGATGTACCACATCTAGTTGATCTTCACGCGAAAACTGAAAATTTTGCCTCTAAAAGTGGTGCTCAAAACGAATACTGGCTTTATACTAG GCGTAATCCCAACAATCACCAGGTTTTAAGGAACAACAATGCAAATTCCGTACGAAACTCGAACTACAACCCAAACCTACCAACAGCTGTTATTGCACACGGATGGAACGGTGACGGAAATTCTAAAGTGAACACCTATGTCCGGGATGCTCTTCTTCATATTGGCGAATACAATGTCATTGCTCTGGATTGGCGTAGAGGTGCAAGTGGGTTGTATTCATCTAGTGTACGCGCGGTTCCTGACGCTGGAGAACATCTTGCTTTCTTTTTAAGCTGGTTGATCTCGAATTTTGGTGGTAATTGGAACAACGTCCACCTTATTGGCTACAGCTTGGGAGCTCATGTTGTTGGAAATGCTGGTCGTACACTCGGCAGACGGGTGGCACGAATTTCTG GTCTGGACCCGGCTGGACCTCAATTTGGTAGAAGCCCGCAAGCCTTAAACGCACAGGACGCTACCTATGTAGAGTGCATACATACTGACGGTGGTACGATGGGTATCTTCGACCCTATATGTCAGACTAACTTCTACCCTAATGGCGGCAACAACCCACAGCCTGGCTGTTGGATTAACACTTGTTCTCACAGCCGCAGCTATCAACTATATGCTGCAACTGTACGATACGACCGCTTTATCGGTAGACAGTGTGCAAATCTTGATGAAGCTCGCAGGAATAGATGTGGTGGTGCCCAAATGCGTATGGGCAACGctaatttgaataaaagagG ATTTGGACTGTACGGACTATCGACTGGTGGCGAATGGCCGTACTAA
- the LOC123715916 gene encoding sodium-coupled monocarboxylate transporter 1-like: MEMEYVSDMVTRMQKFSWVDYVVFVFMLAISAIVGVYWGFMKKQTTQNDYLLGGRNMKVLPVSMSLVASFISGITLLGSPTEVYMYGTQYSYIIIGIFLMSVFMTQIYLPVFHELKMTSNYEYLSLRFDNKVRLFGSVLFVFAMIGWLPIVIYVPALAFNQVTGVNIHVITPIVCLVCIFYTSAGGLQAVVWTDVIQITVMLGAMALVAIKGTLDVGGFGVVWQRNMESGRIEAPNWDFDPTTRHTIWNLVIGGVIYWLQANSVNQTMVQRYLALPTLRAAKWSVCLFCIGISILYCFCLYCGLLIYARFYNCDPLQTKLAKAKDQLLPLLVMDVLGDLPGLPGVFLAGIFSAALSSLSTSLNSMSAVVLEDFYKPFYKRQLTDTQTNWLLRGVVVFTGVLCLALTFVVEKLGTILQLTMTLEAITMGPQLGVFTLGILMPWVDGLGALIGGLSGLVVMAWWCLSAQLAIASGHITRSHKPLSVDGCLYNYTFNANNVQVTESVQVNPVLQVSYMWYTLAGCLITMCVGMAVAGVNKALGKAYVPPAPKLLAPQIRGLFRDPPHPKEEPFISAYDSQKEKTQNSTSISMKPIKEIEEMSSNLTLT; the protein is encoded by the exons ATGGAAATGGAATATGTATCTGATATGGTTACAAGAATGCAAAAGTTTTCGTGGGTAGATTACgtagtttttgtgtttatGTTAGCCATAAGTGCGATTGTCGGTGTGTATTGGggttttatgaaaaaacaGACGACACAAAATGATTACCTCCTCGGAGGACGGAACATGAAAGTATTGCCTGTTTCAATGTCTCTTGTAGCcag tttcatATCTGGGATAACTTTGTTAGGATCTCCAACAGAAGTCTACATGTATGGAACTCAGTATTCATACATTATTATCGGCATATTCCTTATGTCAGTTTTCATGACACAAATTTACTTACCAGTATTTCACGAACTTAAGATGACGTCAAACTACGAg TATTTGTCTTTACGATTTGACAACAAAGTTAGATTGTTTGGTTCGGTGCTTTTCGTGTTTGCAATG ATTGGTTGGTTACCAATAGTAATTTATGTACCAGCTTTGGCATTTAATCAAG TGACCGGAGTAAATATACACGTCATAACACCTATTGTGTGCTTAGTTTGCATTTTTTATACGAGCGCT ggtGGTCTACAAGCGGTAGTATGGACAGATGTTATACAAATAACAGTGATGTTAGGAGCTATGGCTCTCGTTGCTATAAAAGGCACGTTAGATGTCGGAGGATTTGGAGTCGTATGGCAGCGAAATATGGAAAGTGGAAGAATCGAAGCACCTAA CTGGGATTTTGATCCTACCACCCGACATACAATATGGAACCTAGTCATCGGGGGCGTAATCTACTGGCTTCAAGCCAACTCTGTCAATCAAACCATGGTTCAACGGTATCTCGCATTACCCACATTGCGAGCTGCCAAATG gtcagtgtgtttgttttgtattgGAATATCAATCCTATACtgcttttgtttatattgtgGACTATTGATTTACGCGAGATTTTACAATTGTGACCCTCTTCAAACGAAG CTGGCGAAGGCAAAGGACCAGCTACTACCACTATTGGTAATGGATGTTCTTGGTGACTTACCGGGTCTACCGGGAGTCTTTCTTGCTGGTATATTTAGTGCAGCATTAAg TTCTCTTTCTACGAGTCTTAACTCGATGTCCGCGGTGGTACTTGAAGATTTTTATAAGCCGTTTTACAAGAGACAGCTGACAGATACACAGACAAACTGGCTGTTACGAGGTGTAGTTGTTTTCACTGGAGTGCTATGTTTAG CTTTAACCTTTGTCGTGGAGAAGCTTGGTACAATCCTTCAATTAACAATGACGTTGGAAGCGATTACGATGGGTCCACAACTTGGAGTGTTCACTTTGGGGATATTGATGCCGTGGGTTGATGGAttg GGTGCTTTAATAGGAGGCCTCAGCGGATTAGTAGTAATGGCATGGTGGTGTTTATCAGCTCAATTAGCCATTGCTAGTGGTCACATAACCCGCTCACACAAACCTCTTAGTGTTGATGGCTGCCTTTATAATTACACCTTCAATGCTAACAATGTGCAAGTTACGGAAAG tgtGCAAGTTAATCCAGTGCTTCAGGTATCGTACATGTGGTATACACTAGCGGGCTGCTTAATTACTATGTGTGTGGGTATGGCCGTAGCTGGGGTAAACAAAGCCTTAGGTAAAGCATATGTGCCTCCTGCACCAAAGTTACTTGCTCCACAGATAAGAGGGCTCTTCAGGGACCCTCCACATCCAAAAGAAGAGCCTTTTATAAGCGCATATGATAGCCAAAAG GAAAAAACACAAAACTCAACTTCAATAAGCATGAAGCCAATAAAGGAGATTGAAGAGATGAGCTCAAACTTAACGTTAACTTAG
- the LOC123716459 gene encoding sodium-coupled monocarboxylate transporter 2-like: protein MWWYRNLFWVCTETKYATGVLDGWKENEITTCVLFTSCEYLQLRFDKRIRVFGSILFTTYLLAWLPIVIYVPALAFNQVTGVNIHIVSPVVCLVCIFYTSVGGLKAVVWTDVIQTIVMIGAMILVIVRGTMIVGGFGNVIQRNWNTKRIEFPPSNFDLTERHSIYAVSIGATFHWIGNIAVNQSMMQRFLALSDLKSSKKAVWGFFFGVLLIMLLCGYSGMLAYARYYDCDPLDSKLALAKDQLLPLLVMDVLGDLEGMPGVFVAGVFSAALSSLSTGLNSMAAVVLEDFCKPFFKEFSQRQTQILVQSVVVIFGCVCVGLVFVVEMLGPVLQLAMTLCSASMGPLTGIFLMGLFLPFIDGTSALFGGLVGIASAGWIAAQSQLAQAHSLLVFKEKQRFTYNCTYEFEPASNLTKTQGDVPYIYSLSHLWLTALGCTVTIIVGSLLSLREHTVYETDEKLFSPVLRKWITNKRCVCKFKFI from the exons ATGTGGTGGTATAGGAATTTATTTTGGGTTTGTACAGAAACAAAGTACGCCACAGGAGTACTTGATGGGTGGAAGGAAAATGAAATTACTACCTGTGTGCTTTTCACTAGTTGCGAG TACCTACAACTTCGTTTTGATAAAAGGATCAGAGTATTTggatctattttatttacaacatatTTG TTGGCGTGGCTGCCTATTGTAATTTACGTACCGGCATTGGCTTTTAATCAAG TAACTGGCGTCAATATCCATATAGTGTCTCCGGTTGTCTGCCTCGTATGCATTTTTTATACTTCTGTG ggAGGACTTAAGGCTGTAGTTTGGACCGACGTTATTCAAACTATCGTTATGATTGGAGCAatgattttagttatagtCAGGGGCACTATGATTGTTGGAGGTTTTGGCAATGTCATTCAAAGGAACTGGAACACTAAAAGAATTGAGTTTCCTCC GTCAAATTTTGACTTAACTGAGAGACATTCTATCTACGCTGTATCGATAGGGGCCACGTTTCATTGGATTGGTAATATTGCTGTGAACCAGTCAATGATGCAAAGGTTTCTAGCGTTATCAGACTTAAAGTCTTCTAAAAA GGCTGTGTGGGGCTTTTTCTTtggtgttttattaattatgttacttTGTGGCTATAGTGGTATGCTAGCATATGCTAGATATTATGATTGTGATCCTCTAGACTCCAAATTGGCATTGGCTAAAGACCAGCTTCTACCGTTATTAGTAATGGATGTGCTGGGCGATTTGGAAGGTATGCCAGGGGTTTTCGTGGCGGGAGTTTTTAGTGCAGCCCTCAg ttcTTTATCCACGGGACTAAATTCTATGGCAGCTGTAGTATTGGAAGATTTTTGCAAGCCATTTTTCAAGGAGTTCAGCCAACGCCAAACGCAGATATTAGTTCAATCAGTCGTAGTCATTTTTGGATGTGTATGTGTTG GTCTCGTGTTTGTTGTGGAAATGTTGGGTCCTGTACTGCAATTGGCTATGACGCTATGCTCTGCATCTATGGGACCTCTAACTGGGATATTCCTAATGGGACTATTTTTACCATTTATTGATGGGACA agtGCCCTCTTTGGTGGTCTCGTTGGCATAGCATCAGCTGGCTGGATCGCTGCACAATCACAACTTGCTCAAGCACATAGTTTACTTGTATTCAAAGAGAAACAGAGGTTTACATACAACTGCACTTATGAATTTGAACCTGCATCGAACTTAACTAAAACACAAgg AGACGTTCCTTACATATACAGTCTATCTCACTTATGGCTGACAGCTTTAGGGTGTACTGTAACCATTATAGTAGGATCTTTGCTAAGTTTAAGGGAACACACTGTTTACGAGACAGATGAAAAACTATTCTCTCCCGTGCTAAGAAAATGGATCACAAACAAAAGAtgtgtatgtaaatttaaatttatttaa
- the LOC123715920 gene encoding endothelial lipase-like — translation MKLILMIFGITSVCNGATLRSPNEYYRDGDRYFYFPGDGDNMLHLVDIMEPIDYNILYQIRKNPMTHRYWLFSRYNPTTPQVISHGTKQSILNSNFNKDKDIVFLVHGWFGSGVNKMNKMLTDAFLRKKDINIIVVDWSALATRNYMTAKRGVATIGQQLGEFINWLHEEFNVSYNNIHLVGFSLGAHLVGNAGKATQGRVKRITGLDPAGPLWKHDKNRLNKTDSQYVEIIHTNTALYGFSELCGHADFFPNGGDIMPGCWFNVCSHSKGYEYMAATILYNHLVARECFTLKNVEDDKCFGDMYPMGNGVLTKSRSGIFRVNTGNYFPF, via the exons ATGAAATTGATTCTCATGATATTTGGAATAACATCAG TTTGTAACGGAGCCACTTTAAGAAGTCCCAATGAATATTATCGAGATGGAgacagatatttttattttcctggAGATGGAGATAATATGCTTCATTTAGTAGATATTATGGAGCCGatagattataatatactttatcaAATTAGGAAGAATCCTATGACGCATCGTTACTGGTTGTTTTCTAG GTATAATCCAACAACACCGCAAGTAATCAGTCACGGCACAAAACAGTCAATCCTGAACTCAAACTTTAATAAAGATAAGGACATCGTTTTCCTAGTCCATGGATGGTTTGGCAGTGgagttaataaaatgaataaaatgctAACTGACG caTTCCTTCGTAAAAAAGACATAAATATTATCGTTGTGGATTGGAGTGCTCTAGCAACAAGAAATTATATGACGGCAAAAAGAGGAGTGGCTACTATTGGTCAACAGCTGGGAGAGTTTATTAACTGGCTTCATGAGGAATTTAACGTATCATATAACAACATTCATTTAGTTGGATTCAGTTTGGGTGCGCATTTAGTCGGAAATGCTGGGAAGGCCACTCAAGGTCGCGTTAAAAGAATTACAG GTTTAGATCCAGCCGGTCCCTTATGGAAACATGACAAGAATCGTCTAAATAAAACAGACAGCCAGTATGTGGAAATAATACACACAAACACAGCACTGTATGGGTTTTCCGAGCTTTGTGGGCACGCAGACTTCTTTCCCAATGGAGGTGATATAATGCCTGGATGTTGGTTCAATGTTTGCTCACACAGCAAAGGATATGAATATATGGCagcaacaattttatataatcacCTAGTCGCCAGAGAATGCTTTACATTGAAAAATGTGGAAGACGACAAATGCTTTGGAGATATGTATCCCATGGGAAATGGTGTTTTGACTAAGTCAAG ATCAGGCATATTTCGAGTAAATACTGGCAActattttcctttttaa